In the genome of Phacochoerus africanus isolate WHEZ1 chromosome 10, ROS_Pafr_v1, whole genome shotgun sequence, one region contains:
- the PPAT gene encoding amidophosphoribosyltransferase: protein MELEELGVREECGVFGCIASGEWPTQLDVPHVITLGLVGLQHRGQESAGIVTSDGSSIPTFKTHKGMGLVNHVFTEDNLKKLYTSNLGIGHTRYATTGNCELENCQPFVVETLHGKIAVAHNGELVNAARLRKKLLRHGIGLSTSSDSEMITQLLAYTPPQEQDDTPDWVARIKNLMKEAPTAYSLIIMHRDVIYAVRDPYGNRPLCIGRLIPVSDINDKEKKSSETEGWVVSSESCSFLSIGARYYREVLPGEIVEISRHNVQTLDVIPRSEGNPMAFCIFEYVYFARPDSIFEDQMVYTVRYRCGQQLAVEAPVDADVVSTVPESATPAALGYAAKCGLPYVEVLCKNRYVGRTFIQPNMRLRQLGVAKKFGVLSDNFKGKRIVLVDDSIVRGNTISPIIKLLKESGAKEVHIRVASPPIRYPCFMGINIPTKEELIANKPEFEHISDYLGANSVVYLSVEGLVSSVREGITFKQQKVLKQDGVGQEDGVALECDEKNGHCAEGDSVGQADGYLECGGKNGHCTACLTGKYPVELDW, encoded by the exons GGGCCAGGAGAGTGCTGGTATTGTGACCAGTGATGGGAGTTCGATACCAACATTCAAAACACACAAG GGAATGGGTCTTGTAAATCACGTCTTTACTGAAGacaatttgaagaaattatacaCTTCAAACCTTGGCATTGGGCACACAAGGTACGCCACCACAGGAAACTGTGAATTAGAAAATTGCCAGCCCTTTGTTGTTGAGACGCTTCATGGGAAAATAGCTGTAGCGCATAATGGTGAATTGGTAAACGCTGCTCGTTTGAGGAAAAAG CTTCTGCGCCATGGTATTGGTCTGTCCACAAGCTCCGATAGTGAGATGATCACCCAGTTACTGGCATATACCCCTCCTCAGGAGCAAGATGACACCCCAGACTGGGTGGCCAG GATTAAAAACTTAATGAAGGAAGCACCCACGGCCTACTCCCTCATCATCATGCACAGAGACGTGATCTATGCCGTACGAGACCCTTATGGGAATCGCCCTCTGTGCATTGGTCGTCTTATTCCTGTATCTGATATAAATGATAAAG aaaaaaaatcttcagaaacaGAAGGATGGGTGGTGTCTTCAGAATCTTGTAGCTTTTTGTCTATTGGTGCAAG GTACTACCGTGAAGTCTTACCCGGAGAAATTGTGGAAATATCCAGACATAATGTCCAAACTCTTGATGTTATACCAAGGTCTGAAGGAAACCCAATGGCTTTCTGTATCTTTGAATATGTTTATTTTGCAAGACCAGATAGTATATTTGAAG ACCAAATGGTTTACACGGTAAGATACCGTTGTGGTCAGCAGCTGGCGGTTGAAGCCCCTGTGGACGCAGATGTGGTGAGCACTGTCCCCGAATCTGCCACGCCTGCTGCTCTCGGCTATGCGGCAAAG TGTGGGCTTCCGTACGTGGAGGTGCTCTGTAAAAATCGCTACGTGGGAAGAACCTTCATTCAGCCGAACATGAGGCTAAGACAACTTGGTGTTGCGAAAAAATTTGGAGTATTGTCTGACAACTTTAAAGGCAAAAGAATTGTTCTGGTAGATGATTCAATCGTGAGAGGCAATACCATCTCACCCATAATCAAATTGCTCAAAGAATCGGGTGCAAAAGAG GTGCACATTCGTGTAGCTTCACCACCAATCAGATATCCGTGCTTCATGGGAATAAACATACCAACCAAAGAAGAGCTGATTGCCAATAAACCAGAATTTGAGCATATTTCAGATTATCTAG GAGCAAACAGTGTCGTGTACCTGTCGGTAGAAGGACTGGTTTCATCTGTACGAGAAGGGATAACATTTAAGCAACAGAAAGTGCTGAAGCAGGACGGTGTGGGCCAAGAGGACGGGGTCGCTCTGGAATGCGATGAAAAGAATGGTCACTGTGCAGAGGGGGACAGTGTGGGCCAAGCAGATGGGTACCTGGAATGTGGTGGAAAGAACGGTCACTGTACAGCTTGTCTGACTGGAAAATACCCTGTGGAGTTGGATTGGTAA